The Spirosoma oryzicola region GTCCGGCCCGACCGATGGAAGTAACCCTGATGAAGCAGCTTTACGCGGAAGAGCTGGCCGATTTTCGAAAAAGCCCTAAGCGAGCGACGGAACTGTTAACCGTAGGCGAGTACCCGGTTGACAAAACACTAGATTCGGCGGAGCTTGCTGCCTGGACCGTGGTGACAAGCACAATCATGAATTTCGACGAAGCGATCATCAAGCGCTAATGGAAGTGGCGTTGGCGGGGCCGCCCGAGCGGTTCTCAAACCTGATGCCACCAAAAAACTGATGAATAATAGGCGCTGGCCTTTGTAATCAACAACAGCTATGGACATTCAGGACGAAATACACGATCAGTTGAGCCGCCGGACGTTTTTAGGACAAACGAGCGCGGGGCTGGGGACGATTGCGCTGGCGTCGCTCCTGAATCCAGCGAATCTGTTTGGTAAAGGATCATCTGCGTCAGACGAAAATCCGGCGGTCGGGAAACCGCATTTTCCACCCAAAGTAAAGCGGGTTATTTATTTGTTTCAAAGTGGCGCACCTTCGCAACTGGAACTGTTCGACTACAAGCCGAAGCTTGAAGCGATGTGGGGGCAGGATCTACCCGAATCCGTCCGCAATGGTCAGCGTCTTACCGGAATGAGCGCGGGACAAAGCCGGTTTCCTCTGGCTGCTTCAAAATACGCGTTCGCGCAGTACGGCCCCAGTCGCATGTGGATGAGTGAACTTTTGCCCCACACCAGCCGGATTGTGGGCGATCTGACGTTTGTTCGTTCGCTCCATACCGAGGCCATCAATCACGATCCCGCCGTTACATTTTTCCAGACGGGTAGCCAACAGGCGGGGCGTCCTAGTTTTGGCTCCTGGATTAGCTACGGATTAGGTTCCGACAACCAGAATCTTCCGGCTTTCGTCGTGTTGCTGTCCAAAGGCCGCGATGGTGACCAGCCGTTGTACGCGAAGTTGTGGAGTAACGGATTTTTACCTTCGGTGCACCAGGGCGTTGTGTTTCGGTCGGGTCCCGATCCGGTTTATTACCTCAATAATCCGCCGGGTGTTGACAAAACGAGCCGTCGGCGGATGCTTGATTACCTGACAAAACTGCATCAGGAGCAATATAAACAGGTACTCGACCCGGAGATTAACAGCCGAATGGCGCAGTATGAAATGGCGTACCGGATGCAAACGTCAGTCCCCGAAACGCTCGACATTGCTAAGGAGCCCGATTACATTTTCGACATGTACGGCCCCGAAAGCCGGAAACCCGGTACGTTTGCCGCCAACTGCCTGCTGGCTCGTAAGCTCATCGAGAAAGACGTGAAATTCGTGCAGTTGTACCACCAGGGTTGGGATCAGCACGGTAACCTGCCGAACGACATCAAGATTCAGACGAAAAGCGTCGATCAGCCGTCTGCCGCCTTAATCCGGGATTTGAAGCAGCGCGGTTTGCTGGATGATACGCTCGTGATCTGGGGTGGTGAGTTTGGGCGTGGCGCTTATTCGCAGGGAAAGCTAACACGTGACAACTACGGGCGCGATCACCACCCGCGCGCGTTTACGGTCTGGATGGCTGGGGCCGGGGTGAAAAAAGGACTGGTCTACGGCGAAACCGACGATTTTGGCTACAACGTTATTAAAGATCCAGTCCACGTCCATGACTTTCAGGCTACTATTCTGCACTTGCTCGGCGTTGACCACGAGAAACTTACCTTCAAAAGCCAGGGCCGTCGCTACCGCCTGACGGATGTACACGGTAAGGTCATTAAGCCGTTGCTGGCTTAGTTTTCGCTGTATTTTTGGAGGTTCGTTCTGCCGAACAGTATTCGATACGCTGTATCTTGGAGATACGGCGTATCGAATACTGTTCGGCAGAACTCTCTTATACCATTAACTTTGGCGATCCAGAGTGAATACCGATAAAGGAATAAGTATGATTCAGTTCAGGCGATTAGATCACATCTTACTGTCGATCCCGGAAGGTGAGACGGCAACAGCTCGTACCTTTTACACCAATGTAATGGGGCTGACCGAAATTCCGGGCAACCATCCGGGCGGGGCTATCTGGTTTGCTATCGCCGATATTCAGCTCCACCTTCGCGAAGAAGGCGGTGAACAACCCTACTCAAAGCGTCATCCGGCGTTTGAAGTCAGCCAACTGGAACTAGCCAAAAAAGCGCTTGAACAGCACGCTATTCCCATCGAATATTCATCAGAAA contains the following coding sequences:
- a CDS encoding DUF1501 domain-containing protein, translated to MDIQDEIHDQLSRRTFLGQTSAGLGTIALASLLNPANLFGKGSSASDENPAVGKPHFPPKVKRVIYLFQSGAPSQLELFDYKPKLEAMWGQDLPESVRNGQRLTGMSAGQSRFPLAASKYAFAQYGPSRMWMSELLPHTSRIVGDLTFVRSLHTEAINHDPAVTFFQTGSQQAGRPSFGSWISYGLGSDNQNLPAFVVLLSKGRDGDQPLYAKLWSNGFLPSVHQGVVFRSGPDPVYYLNNPPGVDKTSRRRMLDYLTKLHQEQYKQVLDPEINSRMAQYEMAYRMQTSVPETLDIAKEPDYIFDMYGPESRKPGTFAANCLLARKLIEKDVKFVQLYHQGWDQHGNLPNDIKIQTKSVDQPSAALIRDLKQRGLLDDTLVIWGGEFGRGAYSQGKLTRDNYGRDHHPRAFTVWMAGAGVKKGLVYGETDDFGYNVIKDPVHVHDFQATILHLLGVDHEKLTFKSQGRRYRLTDVHGKVIKPLLA
- a CDS encoding VOC family protein produces the protein MNTDKGISMIQFRRLDHILLSIPEGETATARTFYTNVMGLTEIPGNHPGGAIWFAIADIQLHLREEGGEQPYSKRHPAFEVSQLELAKKALEQHAIPIEYSSEIDGRQRFFIRDPFGNRIEFLEFLP